The following coding sequences are from one Methanosarcina sp. WWM596 window:
- a CDS encoding DEAD/DEAH box helicase family protein, whose product MTNFAFLEAEWPSLYEAAIKASNAVYPDPRTACFYVRRALELAVQWMYKHDYSLLLPYQDNLSALIHEPTFKKAAGEAIFNKARVIIRLGNQAVHSNSSVLVDDSITAVRELFHISYWLARTYAREGRPESGLSFNPEDLPKTTIPKQTIEQLQNLETSLRERDEKLSELLADKSSLDEELKRLRAEVAKAKEASALQPDTHDYSEAQTRDFFIDMLLKEAGWTLDQPRDREFEVSGMPNESGVGFVDYVLWGDDGKPLALVEAKRTRRDPRVGQQQAKLYADCLEKQFEQRPVIFYSNGYEHWIWDDSSYPPRQVQGFYKKPELELLIQRRSSRRPLARAEINPAIVERYYQTRSIRRIGEAFEQDNDRKALVVMATGAGKTRTVIALSDLLMRCNWVKRVLFLADRVALVNQAVNAFKKYMPDSAPVNLVTEKDTEGRVFVSTYPTMMKQIEEMSNGQRRFGVGHFDLVIIDEAHRSVFKKYKAIFDYFDSLLVGLTATPKNEIERNTYSLFDLETGVPTDAYHLEEAVKDGFLVPPQAVSVPLKFQRQGINYDELSDEDKEQWDELEWDEDGEIPDRVEAEAVNKWLFNKDTVDKVLAHLMERGLKVAGGDRLGKTILFAKNQAHAEFIAERFNANYPHFKGEFARAITFKVEYAQSLIDNFSIKEKNPHIAISVDMLDTGIDVPEVVNLVFFKMVRSKTKFWQMVGRGTRLCKDLFEPGKNKQFFYLFDYCQNLEFFSQNPETTDGSLGDSLGTRLFKSRLELISELDRKLEADIEFGVGAETSEIYGEPKTEAEVRHSIAEMLHSEIASMNLDNFVVRPRRRLVEKYSRPETWLKLSREDLSELSHEVAGLPSELQPEAEEAKRFDLLVLNLQLALLRAEPAFERLRNQVRDIAGLLEEKTTIPMVRDQMNLILDVQTEEWWENVTTPMLETLRRRLRDLVKLIEKHRRKPIYTDFEDEMGSETDVELPGFAASGDFEKFRAKTRAFLLEHQDQAVIHKLRMNEPLTASDLDELERILSESGLGGPEEIARAKEVSHGLGLFVRSLVGLDREAAKQALATFLLGKTFSANQIEFINLIINHLAKHGVMDAALLYESPFTDLTTQGPDGLFTSTQIDELISALEQIKATALASPVSQQTTA is encoded by the coding sequence TCCTGACCCGCGAACTGCCTGTTTTTACGTTCGCAGGGCTCTGGAACTGGCTGTGCAGTGGATGTATAAGCACGATTATTCCCTGCTCCTGCCGTATCAGGATAATTTGAGTGCTCTTATTCATGAACCTACATTCAAGAAAGCTGCGGGAGAGGCAATCTTCAACAAAGCACGGGTCATTATCCGGCTTGGAAATCAGGCTGTGCACAGCAACAGTTCAGTCCTGGTGGATGATTCAATAACAGCAGTGCGTGAACTTTTCCACATCAGCTACTGGCTGGCACGCACCTATGCTAGGGAAGGGAGGCCTGAATCGGGACTGAGCTTTAACCCTGAAGATCTGCCAAAAACAACTATTCCGAAGCAGACGATAGAGCAACTTCAGAACCTGGAAACCAGCCTGCGCGAAAGGGACGAAAAACTCTCTGAACTTCTGGCCGACAAATCCTCACTGGACGAAGAACTCAAACGTCTGCGGGCCGAGGTTGCAAAAGCAAAGGAAGCTTCAGCCTTACAGCCGGATACTCACGATTATTCCGAAGCTCAGACCCGCGACTTCTTCATTGATATGCTGCTTAAAGAGGCTGGCTGGACACTGGACCAGCCACGCGACCGTGAGTTCGAAGTATCCGGCATGCCGAACGAAAGCGGGGTCGGCTTTGTAGATTACGTGCTCTGGGGTGACGACGGAAAACCCCTTGCCTTGGTGGAAGCAAAACGCACCAGAAGAGATCCGCGTGTGGGACAGCAGCAGGCAAAACTCTACGCCGACTGCCTGGAAAAACAATTCGAGCAGAGGCCAGTGATCTTCTACTCAAATGGGTACGAACACTGGATATGGGATGATTCCAGCTATCCCCCGAGGCAGGTGCAGGGCTTCTACAAAAAACCTGAACTGGAACTGCTAATCCAGCGGCGCAGCAGCCGCAGACCTCTCGCCAGGGCAGAGATAAATCCCGCCATTGTTGAACGCTACTATCAGACCCGTTCTATCCGCCGCATCGGAGAAGCCTTTGAACAGGACAATGACCGGAAAGCTCTGGTAGTAATGGCAACAGGCGCCGGTAAGACCCGAACGGTGATCGCACTCTCCGATCTGCTTATGCGCTGCAACTGGGTAAAACGCGTGCTGTTCCTGGCCGATAGGGTAGCTCTGGTCAACCAGGCGGTAAATGCCTTCAAAAAGTACATGCCCGACTCCGCACCTGTGAACCTGGTCACGGAAAAGGACACAGAGGGGCGAGTGTTCGTTTCGACATATCCGACTATGATGAAACAGATAGAAGAGATGAGCAATGGACAGCGCCGCTTTGGAGTTGGACATTTCGACCTTGTAATTATTGACGAGGCGCACCGCTCGGTCTTCAAGAAATACAAAGCGATTTTCGACTACTTTGATTCACTGCTTGTGGGCCTTACAGCAACGCCCAAAAATGAAATTGAACGCAATACTTACAGCCTCTTTGACCTCGAAACAGGTGTTCCCACCGACGCCTACCATCTGGAAGAAGCTGTAAAAGACGGTTTTCTGGTCCCTCCACAAGCAGTTTCAGTGCCCCTGAAGTTCCAGCGCCAGGGGATCAATTACGACGAACTCTCCGATGAGGATAAGGAACAGTGGGATGAGCTAGAATGGGACGAGGACGGCGAAATCCCTGACCGGGTAGAAGCCGAAGCCGTCAACAAGTGGCTGTTTAATAAGGACACCGTAGACAAAGTTCTGGCGCACCTGATGGAGCGGGGGTTGAAAGTCGCTGGCGGTGACCGCCTGGGTAAGACCATTCTCTTTGCCAAGAACCAGGCTCATGCGGAGTTTATTGCCGAAAGGTTCAATGCCAACTATCCACATTTCAAGGGTGAGTTTGCCCGTGCCATCACTTTCAAGGTCGAGTACGCCCAGAGCCTGATAGATAATTTCTCGATCAAGGAAAAAAACCCTCATATTGCCATCTCGGTGGACATGCTTGACACCGGAATTGATGTGCCAGAGGTCGTGAATCTGGTCTTCTTTAAAATGGTGCGTTCAAAGACAAAGTTTTGGCAGATGGTGGGACGCGGTACCCGGCTGTGTAAGGACCTTTTTGAACCGGGAAAGAACAAACAATTCTTTTATCTTTTTGATTACTGCCAGAACCTGGAGTTCTTCAGCCAGAACCCGGAAACCACCGATGGTTCACTGGGTGATTCGCTTGGCACACGTCTGTTCAAATCCCGGCTTGAATTAATTTCCGAGCTGGACAGGAAACTTGAAGCTGACATCGAATTCGGAGTCGGCGCGGAGACCTCGGAAATATATGGTGAACCAAAAACAGAAGCTGAAGTTCGCCACTCGATTGCCGAAATGCTGCACAGTGAAATTGCCTCCATGAACCTGGACAACTTCGTAGTGCGTCCCAGGCGGCGGCTGGTCGAGAAATACTCCAGGCCCGAAACCTGGCTAAAGCTGTCCAGGGAAGACCTCTCCGAACTTTCCCATGAAGTCGCAGGCCTGCCCTCGGAACTGCAACCGGAAGCCGAAGAAGCAAAGCGCTTTGACCTCCTGGTCCTGAACCTGCAGCTGGCTTTACTGCGTGCCGAGCCCGCCTTTGAGCGCCTGCGTAACCAGGTAAGAGATATCGCCGGGCTTCTGGAAGAAAAAACGACTATCCCAATGGTGCGTGACCAGATGAATCTAATTCTGGATGTGCAGACCGAGGAATGGTGGGAAAACGTTACAACTCCCATGCTGGAAACGCTTCGACGGCGTCTCCGTGACCTGGTAAAACTGATAGAAAAACACCGCAGGAAGCCTATTTATACCGACTTTGAAGATGAAATGGGCAGTGAAACCGACGTAGAATTGCCAGGCTTTGCTGCATCCGGAGATTTCGAGAAGTTTCGCGCCAAGACAAGGGCTTTCCTTCTGGAACATCAGGACCAGGCCGTAATTCATAAGCTCAGGATGAATGAGCCACTAACTGCATCTGATCTCGATGAGCTGGAGCGGATACTCTCTGAAAGCGGATTGGGAGGCCCGGAAGAAATTGCCCGTGCCAAAGAGGTATCACATGGGCTTGGCCTCTTTGTACGTTCACTGGTAGGGTTGGATAGGGAGGCTGCAAAACAGGCGCTTGCCACATTCCTCTTAGGCAAGACTTTTAGTGCAAACCAGATCGAATTCATAAACCTGATCATAAACCATCTTGCAAAACACGGTGTGATGGATGCTGCACTGCTTTACGAATCACCATTTACTGACCTTACAACGCAAGGGCCTGACGGACTCTTCACCTCAACCCAGATAGATGAGCTGATATCCGCACTGGAGCAGATCAAGGCAACAGCACTTGCATCTCCGGTTTCGCAACAAACCACAGCTTGA